GGCGAGCTACCATTTACGCTTGAGCTTACCGCCGAGGACTAGTTGAGGACCTCGATCGAGCCGCAGCGCGCTTGGCGCCATCGGGCATGTTGATCCAGCCGGCGTAGTCCGATGCGACCTGCTTCGCCCCGTCGAGCAGCTTGGTCAAGAACACATCCAAGTCCTCGGGGCGAACTGGTCGGCCGCGCCATGTTGGGCGGCCTTCGTGCGGGGAACGATGAAGTCACCGCGGGAGAGTAAGTCGCACTGCACCCGTGACCATTGGCGTATTCGCCGATCTCGGGGCACGCCTTCAAACGGCGACCTGCCTAGCGACGACGTGCATTTTAGAAACTATCGAGCATTCGTGGAAAAGTTAAATTGTGGCGGCATCATCTAATGCGGTAACCAAGCGCAATCCGGTCACGGCTCTGTTGTGCCGGGCAACTTGAACTCCGGCAGAAGAACAATGACCTCGATGTCCCTCCCGCTCGCTCGATCGATCATGATCGTGAACTTGCGCAGCGCGGCACGCCGCGCAATTCCACCTGCCGGATTGGTTCGAGGTATGCGACCGGCGAAAGCCAACAGCGACTCGCTTGATTGTGAATGACGGCTGACGAACCCGAACTGAAGGCGCAGATGCTGGCAAGCCGGTGTGGTGACGCGATCGCCTACCATGCGCTTCTTGCGAACCTCGCACCACGGCTGCGCAGCTACTACGAGCGCGAGCTGATCAGACTTGGACACAGCACGGACCAAGTGGAGGATCTTGTCCAAGAGACGTTGCTGGCGATTCATCAGAAGCGTCAGACCTACGATTGCAGAGCGCTGTTCACGCCATGGCTGCAAGCGATTGCTCGCTACAGGTTGATTAGCTTCCTTCGCAGCAGAGGCGCGCAGGCGATCGAAACCTCAATCGACAATGGCGAACGTCCGGCGGCGAATCACGATTGCCTGCGGATCGAAGCGAAAGTAAGCATCAAGGTCCATCGCAGCCTGAAGATCCTAGCTCCCTTGATCGGAAGGGGCCGCCGAGGTTGAGGTATCGTAGCCGCCTATGCCCTGACAATTTAAGAGCCTCCTACAAAGCTGGGGGTGGGAAGGGGATAGGGTGAGCAGCTCGAACCTCCTCCGGATCGGCAACATGCCGACGCCGCGCGTCGATGGTCACACGCAGCGAGAGCAGTGTGACCGCTGGTCCCAGTCGCAAAAAATCCATCCTCCGAACACACAGCCAAAACCTACGGTTTGGGCGGCGACTAGGGGTACCATCGCAAATTAGCCGCAACGGCCTTTATCGCGCACTCCTTGTTTTTGCTGCTCAATTCGAACAATGGGTTAGAGAGGAGGGAGCGTAGTAGCGGAAGCACCCTCCTCCGAACCCGCGGCGAAAAAACTACGGCTTTCGCGAGGAATTAGCGCAACATTGCGGAGTTCTTCGGTGATTTCGCGGTAGATTCGAACAATCGGATACTGGGGAGAGCTGTGGCGTAGAAATGGCGGAGAGAGTGGAAGTCGAACCCACGAGCCAAGCCGTTCAGCGGTCGGGATCGCAGGCTAAGCCAGCCGCACCAGTTTCGCACCAGAAACGATCCCTCCAAGAGCGATAAACGCGGCCAAACATCACAAAAAATGCCGAAAAATCAACGGCCGCATCCCTTTTCCGGCCGCTCATAACGGTCTGGTTGCAGGTTCGAGTCCTGCCGGGCCCACCAAAGAATCCAGTGCGACTATCGTGACGTCAGGCGCTGCCTTTCCTCATCCGTCAGCTGGCGCGCCTGCTCCGCCGTCAGGTCGCCGCTCCCGACCACGCGAAACATGCTGTCCGGATCGTAGCTCTGCCGCTCTTTGTTGCGGCGGCGACGCTCGTCATCGTCGCCCGGATCCGACGTGCCGTCGCCGCCGCCATAGCCGAGCACCTCGACAATGATGACCGAGGGCTGGCCAGTGCTGGCGGCCGGTGCCGCCGCCGTTGGCTGTTGGGCCGCACCCGCGGTGTTGTTCGCCGCAGTCAACGCGCCCACCGGCGGCCCCTGCACCACCGGCACACCGACCGAAGTGCCCTGCACCTGGATGTTGGCGACGTTGAGCACCCGAAGCGCTTCGAGGGTGAGATTGCCCGACACGCGAATGCCCGCTTCGCCGGCATCGATCGTGCCATGCGGCGCGAACAGGTCGACGTTGCCGGGGGGAACACCGGGAACGCCGATCAGGGTCGCGATGCCGGCACCGGTTTGCGGCGTGTTCGGCGTCTTGGCGGCGCGGCCATACTGGTCGTAGACGACCAGCGGCGGCGATGTCACGATCGAGGTCTGCTTGCCCTTGCCGGCGTTGAGGTCGCCATTGGTCGAGAACATCAGGATGTCGCCACCGAGCTCGGTGAAGACGCGCGACTGCGCCACCACCACGCTCCGGTCGGTGAAGATGTTGACGTCGCCGCCTTCGAGCGTCAGCAGGCCGGGGCGCGCGGTGTCGGTCTGCCCGGTCAGGTTGGGCGTCTGGTTCTCGATGCCGAGCGACACGCCGCCGCCGGGCGCCAGAATGTTGATGCTGCCACCCTGCTCGGTGCGGATGCGCGCGAGTTGGAACAGCGACAGGTTGCCGGCATAGGCCGTGGTGGTACCGCCGATCACGCTGCCCGGAAACAGGGTCTGGATCGCGCGGTAGGCGCGATCGTAACCCTTGCCGCCGGCACCTTTCCCGTTTGCCGCTGCCTCGCCGCCCGCCTTGAGCTCGGCGAAATACACCTGCTCGATGAACGGCAATTGTGCGGCCGGCGCAAGTGCGCGGAAATCGGCCAACGCCTGGTCGCGACCGAGGGTGACGCCCTCGTTCCGGCTCATGTAGCTGGTGAGCTGCGCGAGATAGCCTTGCGTCGTCGCATCCATGTTGCGCGGATCGAGATAGAGGCTGATGAAGTCCGCGTTGTCGGGGCCGTTGGCGCCGGTGCCGACTGCGACGCCGATCGAGGCGCCGGTCGGCGGCAGCAGCGGATTGTCCGCGTTGCCGACCGACGTGATGCCAAGGCCCTGCGTCTTATACTGACCCAACTGAGCGAAAATGTTGCGTCCTGCAAGGACGGACAGCGCGCCGGGACCCTCGACGCGAATGTTGAAGAAATCCGGGTAGGCCAGACTGCAGGGCTGGCAGCTGACGATGTCGCGCCCGGCCTGCACCAGCGAGGCGTCACCGGGGCCGGCATTCTCGATATTGATAATCGGCTGGACGATATCGAGACCGGCGCGCACCTGCGCGCGCTCCGACGTCGCTAGCGCGAGCCTCGTCAAGCTCCCCTGGACCGCATAGGCATGGACGGTATGCGGATCGTTGAACTGCACCAGGTTCGACGGCAGCGACTGGGAGCCACCGAACGTGTCGTAAGGCGACGGGTTGGTGAATGTACTCGCATAGTCACTGCCTGACGGCGCCGAGGCGCCATTGACCTGGGCCGACAGATCTGCCGCCGTCATGCTGACGCCAAAACCGACGATGTCCTGCTGGGCCAACAGATCGAGGCGGGCCGTCGGTGCGGCCAGTGCCGCGAGATAATTGTAGCCGAAGGTGCTTTGCGCAACGGTGCCGGCCCGGATCGACCCGCCGGCCGCCGTCAGCTCGAAGATCGGCGGCACGAAATCGCCATTCACGATGATGTCGCCACCTTCCGTGAGTTCGCTCAACGCGCTGTTGGCCGTCATGCTGGTGAAGAAGCCGTAGGGCCGCTGCACGTTGTACTGATATGAGGGCGGCCCATTGCCTTCCAGACCGGCCGGGATGCGATAGCTGGTAAGGCCCAATGGATCGGGCTGCTGCGTTACTCGCGTCGGATCGCCGATGATCGCGTTGATTCCGCGCCGAGACACCACATTAAACTGGGCGTCGCCGATCAGCAGATCCACCCGCGCGGTCGACAGGGAACTGGCCGCCAGTGGCGCCATCCCGATCTCGCCAGCCTGGATGTCCGCCGTGCCACGCCCGACCAGCAGATTGGCGTAGTTGATGCCGCCTCCCACCGCCAGCGAGAGATTGCCACCACCATACACCGCCACTGCGCCGGCTGCGGTCAATCCGCCTGTCGTCGGCACGCTGATGTCGACATTTCTGAGGTCGCCGTCGACAGCGACACCGACGTTACCTCCGCCCAGCGCACCGAGTCCCCTGAACGCCGCCACCGACGGGAATGAATCGTATCCACCCTTGAGATAGGGTTGATAGTAAGTCCCGAAATTGATGAACCAGGTTGGACTGGCCGCGAACGGCTCGGTCCACAGCCAGTAGGTATCGAGCGCGGAGGCTGCATAGTTCTTGCTGCTGCTGGTGTCGGCGCCGATCAGGCTGCCATGCACCTTGACCGTGAGATTGCCGCCGCCGGTCTGATAACTCGGATGGAACGCCTGGACCGGATAGGACAAATCGTACGACACCTTATGACGGTGCGCGTCATAGCCATACCCGAGATAGGTATCGTACTTGTACGTGAACGCCGACTTGATCAGCGCGCGCGACGGCACAGCGAAATCCGGCGACGCCTGCTCACCTGCGGTATAGATGCCGAACGCGGTCTGGATGTCGATGTTTCCCGCCGCAGCAAGGTCGAGGTCGCGTGCTCCGGTGCGCACGACGCTCGGAATCTGCACGGTGACATTGGCGTCGGTCAGATAAGAGGCGGCAAAGATGATGGAGCCCGGCTCCGGATTGGCGATCGTGGCGACGGGGCGCAGCACAGTCGGCACGACGGCCAGCGGATCCGCCGCCGCGAGATCCGCGCCGGCCACCAATCGGAACGTGGCGGAGCCCGAGCCCGCCGGCAACGGCGCCGCGATCGCGAAGATGTTGCCGTCCGGCGAACCGACCGGCGCCGCAAAGCCGTCGCTGAGGCTGCCATTGATCAGCAGGCTTCCGGCCGCGCGCAGCGTCAGCACCATCGGCTCGCCATTGTAGCGGTAGGTATGCAGATCGATTCCCGAGTTGGTCCTGGACGCATTTTGCAGCAGTCGCAGGTTGCCGCCACTGTCCAGCTCGATGCCGGGCATCAGGTGGAACGCGGTAACGGAGGTGCCGGTCAGCGACCCGATCCCGGCCTTGATATTTGCTGCGGCGATATAGGCCCGCGCATCACTATCTGCCATCGCCAGGCTGGCGTCGACATAGGGCGAGCCGGTAACGTCGTAGACCTTGACCGCCTCGACATCGATCTCGCGCGCGCCGACAACATGGACCCCGCTGTTGCTGATGCGCACACCGGTGGTGCCGTCGGCGTTGACCGTCCGCGGCACGCGCAGCCAGAGCTGTCCACCGTTCTGCGCGATATTCGGATCGGCACCGGCAACGTTGATCGTCGGCGTGCTGCCGGAGCCGGCGTCGACATCGAACGTCAACATGCCCGAGCTGTTACCGGCGAGGCCGAGCGTCACCGTACCGCCCCTGGCCGCGGTGGTGCCGGCATTGAGCACCGCATGCGCGCCGAGCTCCAGATTGTTGCCGGCGATCAGGCGGATGGTCGCATTGCTACCGCCGCTCGCATCGATCAGGCCGGTGACGGTGATGTTGCCGCCGTTCGCGATCAGCTCGACGTCGCGGGCCGTGATGTTGCCGACGTTGATGTCACCGTTCGTCAGCGTCAGCGCCTGCTCGCCGGAGAAACCCGCGATGCTGCCGAGCAGCGCGCTCGCGTTGCCCGAATTGACTGTGACGATCGCCTTGCCGCCGATGTAACGCGGATCGGCGCTGGCCAGCAACTGTCCGTCGAGATGGGCGGTTCCGTTCGGCGCGATGACGGTGAGTGTCCCGGCGTTGCCGCCCTGGTCGGAATCCACGACATCGAGCATAGGCATCGTCACCGAGCCGAGCCGGCCGCCACGCAGATCGACCACCGCGCCGGAGGCGACCGCGACATCGCCGTTTGCGGTCTGCAGTGTGACGCTGCCGGCCGGAGCAATCCGCACCACATCGAAGAACGGCGTCACCGCCCCCGCGACGTTGGTGACCGAGCCGGCCTGCAGCGTGATGCCGTTCTGCGCGGTGAAAGCGATCACGCCGGAAGGCAGGTTGATGGTGGTGCCCTGGACAATGCTCTGCGCCGAGACCGAGAGCGTCGCGCCGTTCGAGGTGGCGACCGGCTGGCCGGTACCGCCGGGCAGCGCGGCAAAGGTGACCGTGCCGGCATTGGCGACAAGCTGCGTCAGCGCGCCCGCCTGTGCCGTCACCAACGGCGTCGCGATCGTCAAACCTCCGTTGACGCTGAAGGTGCCAGGCATCACCTCGCCTGGAGCATAGGAGACCGTGCCGATCTTTTGCATCGCGCCCGCAGCGAGCGGGCCCGCATAGGAGACGCCGTCGATCACCTGCCGGGACGCCGCCAGCGTCACGGTGTTGAAACCGCCGAAGGCAAGGCTGCCACCGCCGCCAAGCGTCAATTGCGTCGCATCGATCTCGAACGCGCCCTGCCCGGTTCCTGTCGCCGCGGCGCTGGTTGCGCCGCCGTTCAGCGTGATCGTGTTGGCGCGGAGCTTGACGCTGTCGGTGGCTGCACCGAAGCCGTTGATCGCCGACGCGCTCAACGTCAGCGCGGCGAGCAGTGGCTGACCGGTCACCGGATCCAGATCACCGAGATCGACTGAGCCATAGACGTTGATCGCCGTGGACGCCGACAGCACCAAATTGCCGGTCGCTGGCAGATTGCGCAGAGGGTCACCTTCGGACAACTGAGCGAGCAGGCTGGCGCTTAGGTTGAAGCCTGACGCGCCACCGGTGCCGAAATTGATCACCGGCACGCTGACCATGACGGTCGGCGCCGCAAGGCGGGCGGACGGATCCATGCTGATGGTGTTCGATGCGCTCAGCGCGACCTCGCCGCCGCCGAGGACTTGCGCACCCGCACCGATGCTCAGCTTGCTCGCTCCACTCCCTGCCGGCAACGTGACCGGCAACACCGGAGCGTTGGACGCCAGCACGAACGCGCCTGCCCCGCCTCCGCTGACACGCGCCAGTGCAATCGATCCCAGGGTCTTGCCGGTCTTTGGATCGTTTGGGAACAAGGTGGAGATCGCGCCGAACGACGTCGTGTCGATCAGCGCACCGGCGCCGACCGTGATCGCGGTGCTCGCCGTCAGCATGATTTCGGGCGCGGTCAGCACCGCTCCACTGTCGATCTGGAGCTGCTGCGCCGCCGGCGTGATGGTCAGCACGTTGCCGTACAGGCTGCGCGTACCGCCGATCAGAATGCTCTGGGCGCCAATGCTGTCGAGCGCATTCGCCAGCAGTCCGGTCATGCCCGGCGCTGCGGTGCTCCCCGGCGCGAGGATCTCGAGATTGGACGCGACGATATCGACCTGCCCGCCCCGGCCGCCTGCCGGAGCCGTGAAGTCACCGAACCCGCCGGTGGCCGGCAGCGACAGGCTGTTGGTCGCACTGATGACGAGTTGCCCCGCGTCGATCGGCAGATAGGGAGCCGCGATGCCGCTTGCGGCCGCCTTGGACGCATAGAACTGGCTCGCCGTGGTTTCGGCATATTGCGACTGCTGTCGGACGACCGAGCCCGGCGTGACGATGTAGACCGAGGGAAGCGGATCGTGGAAGCCCGTATTGGCGACCTCGCCGTAGCCAAGTATGCGGTAAGAGCCGTCACGCTGCGCGAAATTCGACAACCCGGTAGCGGAGGTCTGATTCACCGCGACGGTGACCTTGAAGGCGCCGGGCAACAACGCGTAGTGCCCCGGCAGCAAGGTGTAGGTGCCGGCCGGCAGCCCGGGAGCCCCACTCAGATAGACCTGCTGACCGACCTGCAAAGCAACCGGCGCCGCCGCACTCTGCGTCGGATCGCTGAGCTGCATTTGCGGATCGCGCGGCGCATAGCGGTTACCGAGGCTCGGCAGGATCGCGAATGTCTGGGTGCCATCAAGCGTATCGACCGAGCCGCCAGCACCGCTGACGAACTGCGCGCCGTACATGTCGCCGCCGCCGGATTCGTCGATGCGCGCGGAGCCCACCCCACCGGACGCTCCCGCGACCGTCAGCGCCCGGCCATAAAATGAGATCGTCTTGGCCGGCGGCGCGCTCATCGTGTTCGCCGTGCCGCTGTTGTCGTAGCCGTAGATCCAGTCGGTGTTGCCAAGCGGTGCGCCATACGGGATCAGCGTGCCGCCCGCCGACACCGAGGTGATGCTGCCCGGGAGCAGGTTGATCGCGCGCGTGCCGGAGGGATTCTTCGGGTCTCCGAAGGTGATCTGCCCGAGCGGCGCCAGCAGGACGCCGCCCTGGTTGATGGTCGGCGCGACGATCTGCACCGATCCACCCACCGACAGCGGTATGTAAGGCGTCTGGCCGTTGCCGATGAAGCTGACCACGCTGTTCGGTCCGGTCGCCTGAATCACGAACTGACCACTGGATACGCTCGAGGATCCGTTGTTGATCGGCCCGGTGCTGACCGGATAGATTTCCGTCCCGGTGAACGTCACGTCACCGGCAGTCGCCAGCGTGGTCGTCTTGCTGCCGTAAAGGGGCGCATTCTTGGAGGTTGGCACCAGGCGGATGTCGCCCAGGCTGTTGAACGACATGCTGGCGAAGCCGGGCAGCGACACCGCCCGCTGAACCGGCGTGTAGAAATTGAGGTAGTTCGTGACATAGCTGTAATTCGCGCCGCTGCGCAGCCCGCCCTCGACGTCGATCAGGCCGGCATCGACCTCGAGACGCGCGGTGCCGGCCAAGGGCGTTGCGCCATAGCTGCCCAGTGGCACGAAGCTGGAATATTCGTTGATGTTGCGCTGTCCACCGCCGATGTCGACATAGGGCGCGCTGAGCCGGACGCTCGCGTCCGGCGTCGCGCTGATGTTGGTGGCGTTGATGGTCAGGCTGCGCGTCGCGGCGAGATTGACGCTGCCGTTGAATACCAACGCATCGACTGCGCCGAGCGACACCGACGCGAAGCCGCCGCCGGAGATCTGGTCGGCGCCAATGTAGAGCTGCCCGAGCAGGTTGCCCGGGATCGCCTGCCCCGGCGACAGACCCGCCGACATCAGCGGCGGCGCCTGGCTCACGATGGTCTGGAAGATCGGCTGCAAGTATTGCGAGACCCCGGAGCTGTCGGCGACATAGCTCCCGATCGTCTGATCGATCGTCAGGCTGCCGCCCGCCACCCCGGCCCCTCCCGCCTGCGCCTTCATGGTGGCGTCGAACAGCAGACCGAGCGATGCCCGGATCGCGACGCTGCCGCCTGCGGTCGCAATAGGTGACTGGGTCGTTCCGGATCGACCCGCGGCCTGGCGTATCGTCCCCGACGCCCCCGACACGTCAATGATCGCCCCGGCTTGCGCCACGACGACACCGAGCGGTTGCTCGCCATAAGGCTGGGTGGCCGAATAGGGATAGTAGAGCGACGGCTGAGCGTCCTGATTGATGTTGACCTGTCCGCCGCCGAGCACCGTGTTCACCGGGCGCCCCAACGGGTCGAGTGTCGAGGTCACGAGCCCAGGCGCCAGCAACCGGGCGTCCGCTCCGATCCAGAGCGTCTGCGTCGCAGCATAGAACGGCCCATTATAGGGCGGCGTACCAGCCGCTGATCCAATCGGAACCCAGGGACCGGGCACGCCGGTCAGATCGAGATTGATGGTGCCGGCGGGTGCGTTGATCGTGCCGTCGACCGTGAGTTGACGGCGCGCGTGCAGAGATATCGTCGCCTGCGGATCGGCGTTGATCGCGGCACCCCGCTGAACATTGAGATTGCCGTTGAAGGCGTCGATCGCGCTCAGGACCAGGTTCACCGGCGCCGACGGCTGATACGAGGGCAGCGCCCTCGCCGTCGCGACATCAGCGACATCGCTGCCGCTCGGCGCCGATACGGCCTGCAGATTCGGAATCAGATTGACCCCATGCAGCTCGAGATCGGTGCCGGCAGCGACCGTCAGGTTCTGATAGCTGTAGAGCGCGTACTGGCTGAAGCCGCCGCCGGCGAAGAAGCCCGGCGACAGCCGCAGCACACTCGCGGGATCGACCGGCGTGAGGTTGCTGGTCCCCTCGGCATTGATAGAGCTGACCGTGCGGAGCGTAAGGATGGCATCTCCGCCGATCTGGATCGCAGGCGTGGCGATGCTGAGCGCCCCGCCACGGGTGAAGCCATAGGACCGTACCGTGCCGTCGAGATAGACCCGCCCCGGATAGCTCTGCGCGATCGTCGCCGAGTTGTGCAGCGTCGCGCCGAAGCCGTTGCTGATCACCGTGATGTTGCCACCGGTTCCGACCGGCAGGCCGTTGCTGGTCTTGATCCGGCCGTTGCCCTGCATCCAGCCACCGCTCGACGCATCGATCATCGCCCCGGCATCGATCCGAACGCTGCCATAGGCGGCCAGGCTGACGTTGCCGCCGTCATAGAGCGTAGGCGTGGCGGTGCTGCCGCTGAGGAAATCGTTGACCCACAAGCCGCGCGTATCGATCACTCCGCCGGAGTGCAGTTCGACGTCGCCGGTCCAGATCGTCGATCCGTTCTGCGCAGCGTTGACGGTGACCGAGCCGGCCCGCGCCACCAGTTGGCCGTCGATCGAAATTCCCCCGCCGATCAGGGCGATAGACGAATTCAGCGCGATCGAGCCGCCGGGGGCAACCTGAAGCGTGGCGCCGCCCACGATGCTGATCGCCGGAGATACGGCTTTGCTGACCGGATCGGCCACGCCGCCCCGCGCATTGATGGTGATGCTGCCATAGTTCGCCTTGTCGAGCAGATCAGCCGGCAGATAAACCGTCTGCTGCCAGGACGCCGGCAACAGCGACGTCACGCTCGGAAGATCCGGCGGCGTCACCGACGGCGCGACGACCACGCTGGAGGGGGCAACGCTCGCATCGGATGCCCCGATGGTGAACGCCGCGCCGGCCGGAAGCGTGTTGGCGGTCCGCTGATACGGGCCGTTGACCGTCGCCGCGACAACCGAGGCGTCGACCTCGGCAGCGTTCGCAATCACGCTCAGGGCGCCGGCGGCGCGTCCTTCGAGATAGGCCGGCTGGTATCGCTGATCGGAGAAAAATGGATTGGCATAATACTCGGTGACACCCCAGTGGGCATGATTGACCGTAAAGCCGCCCCCGATCGAGATGTAGGTCAGATCGGCAGGGGCCTGGTTGGCGCTGTAGATTCTGCCATCCGAGCCGATCAGCCAGGTGACCGGCACGTAGCCGGCCTGGTGCGCGAGCGAGCCGCCGGAAATATTGATCGACGCACCAGGTCGCAGGACGACATCGCCAGTGGAATAGACGACCACCGTGCCGCCCATGGTCAGGCGCTGGTCGATCGGCCGGTCGACCTGACCGAGCCAGCCCGACACCTCCAGCAGGCCGCCCGCGGTGTAGACCCGGTCCGAAGCCACCGGGTTGAGTTCGTGGACGTTCACCCACACGTTCTTGCTGGAGAGGATGCCGCCGCGTTGCAATGGCGAGTCGCGCAGCTCGTTGGCGCGCACGTTGACCTGCACCACATCGCCCGACGCCGCGACCGGCACGCCCTGCAACCCTGAAACGTCGATCAGGGACCCTGCGTCGACGAGAACACGCGCACCATCGCGGTTGGAGTTCGTGTTGATCTTGGCAGCGGGATTGTCTTGCAGATAGAGCTGGTCTCCGTAGCTCGATGCCTCGAGCGCCACGCGCCCGGACGGCGCGATGATCGCAGCTCCCGCCTGCACGTTGACGAAGCCGCCTTCGACCAAAATCTGCGACTGCGCCTGCGGCTGCGTGTCCTTCGCA
The window above is part of the Bradyrhizobium sp. PSBB068 genome. Proteins encoded here:
- a CDS encoding RNA polymerase subunit sigma; this encodes MTADEPELKAQMLASRCGDAIAYHALLANLAPRLRSYYERELIRLGHSTDQVEDLVQETLLAIHQKRQTYDCRALFTPWLQAIARYRLISFLRSRGAQAIETSIDNGERPAANHDCLRIEAKVSIKVHRSLKILAPLIGRGRRG
- a CDS encoding filamentous hemagglutinin family protein encodes the protein MPARAQTTHHPRARGELAGSALSRQMSRAGLMAGTSLATLLLAAHPANARPFGGAWTVAAPQYAADAASTGAQQAADAAARSSGALTRAAQAIQAMQAAQAAARNAAQAAGTSRTLPQLAVPDGLAPGGLQVAPGSGLWSGANLPTQANVNGRTSVGITQTAPQAILNWQSFNVGAQTDVVFNQQGNSSWVALNRVTGNVGPSQILGNIRADGQVLLINQSGIIFGGASQVNVGSLVASTLNITDQQFKTGLLNRSPFDNAGNLKAPIFGNSSGPTGNVIVEAGAVIVTAPPASVTTGGGNVFLLGANVQNSGSIVTPGGQAALAAGTSVYVTTSGSTSQQGLVLNVLNGGTVSNTGLIAAPTGNVTLVGMNLQQSGVLVATTSVNQAGSILLSAQQGLQGEFGYDSSSHYAVSTQTGTVQLARGSVTAVLPEEDGLTAKDTQPQAQSQILVEGGFVNVQAGAAIIAPSGRVALEASSYGDQLYLQDNPAAKINTNSNRDGARVLVDAGSLIDVSGLQGVPVAASGDVVQVNVRANELRDSPLQRGGILSSKNVWVNVHELNPVASDRVYTAGGLLEVSGWLGQVDRPIDQRLTMGGTVVVYSTGDVVLRPGASINISGGSLAHQAGYVPVTWLIGSDGRIYSANQAPADLTYISIGGGFTVNHAHWGVTEYYANPFFSDQRYQPAYLEGRAAGALSVIANAAEVDASVVAATVNGPYQRTANTLPAGAAFTIGASDASVAPSSVVVAPSVTPPDLPSVTSLLPASWQQTVYLPADLLDKANYGSITINARGGVADPVSKAVSPAISIVGGATLQVAPGGSIALNSSIALIGGGISIDGQLVARAGSVTVNAAQNGSTIWTGDVELHSGGVIDTRGLWVNDFLSGSTATPTLYDGGNVSLAAYGSVRIDAGAMIDASSGGWMQGNGRIKTSNGLPVGTGGNITVISNGFGATLHNSATIAQSYPGRVYLDGTVRSYGFTRGGALSIATPAIQIGGDAILTLRTVSSINAEGTSNLTPVDPASVLRLSPGFFAGGGFSQYALYSYQNLTVAAGTDLELHGVNLIPNLQAVSAPSGSDVADVATARALPSYQPSAPVNLVLSAIDAFNGNLNVQRGAAINADPQATISLHARRQLTVDGTINAPAGTINLDLTGVPGPWVPIGSAAGTPPYNGPFYAATQTLWIGADARLLAPGLVTSTLDPLGRPVNTVLGGGQVNINQDAQPSLYYPYSATQPYGEQPLGVVVAQAGAIIDVSGASGTIRQAAGRSGTTQSPIATAGGSVAIRASLGLLFDATMKAQAGGAGVAGGSLTIDQTIGSYVADSSGVSQYLQPIFQTIVSQAPPLMSAGLSPGQAIPGNLLGQLYIGADQISGGGFASVSLGAVDALVFNGSVNLAATRSLTINATNISATPDASVRLSAPYVDIGGGQRNINEYSSFVPLGSYGATPLAGTARLEVDAGLIDVEGGLRSGANYSYVTNYLNFYTPVQRAVSLPGFASMSFNSLGDIRLVPTSKNAPLYGSKTTTLATAGDVTFTGTEIYPVSTGPINNGSSSVSSGQFVIQATGPNSVVSFIGNGQTPYIPLSVGGSVQIVAPTINQGGVLLAPLGQITFGDPKNPSGTRAINLLPGSITSVSAGGTLIPYGAPLGNTDWIYGYDNSGTANTMSAPPAKTISFYGRALTVAGASGGVGSARIDESGGGDMYGAQFVSGAGGSVDTLDGTQTFAILPSLGNRYAPRDPQMQLSDPTQSAAAPVALQVGQQVYLSGAPGLPAGTYTLLPGHYALLPGAFKVTVAVNQTSATGLSNFAQRDGSYRILGYGEVANTGFHDPLPSVYIVTPGSVVRQQSQYAETTASQFYASKAAASGIAAPYLPIDAGQLVISATNSLSLPATGGFGDFTAPAGGRGGQVDIVASNLEILAPGSTAAPGMTGLLANALDSIGAQSILIGGTRSLYGNVLTITPAAQQLQIDSGAVLTAPEIMLTASTAITVGAGALIDTTSFGAISTLFPNDPKTGKTLGSIALARVSGGGAGAFVLASNAPVLPVTLPAGSGASKLSIGAGAQVLGGGEVALSASNTISMDPSARLAAPTVMVSVPVINFGTGGASGFNLSASLLAQLSEGDPLRNLPATGNLVLSASTAINVYGSVDLGDLDPVTGQPLLAALTLSASAINGFGAATDSVKLRANTITLNGGATSAAATGTGQGAFEIDATQLTLGGGGSLAFGGFNTVTLAASRQVIDGVSYAGPLAAGAMQKIGTVSYAPGEVMPGTFSVNGGLTIATPLVTAQAGALTQLVANAGTVTFAALPGGTGQPVATSNGATLSVSAQSIVQGTTINLPSGVIAFTAQNGITLQAGSVTNVAGAVTPFFDVVRIAPAGSVTLQTANGDVAVASGAVVDLRGGRLGSVTMPMLDVVDSDQGGNAGTLTVIAPNGTAHLDGQLLASADPRYIGGKAIVTVNSGNASALLGSIAGFSGEQALTLTNGDINVGNITARDVELIANGGNITVTGLIDASGGSNATIRLIAGNNLELGAHAVLNAGTTAARGGTVTLGLAGNSSGMLTFDVDAGSGSTPTINVAGADPNIAQNGGQLWLRVPRTVNADGTTGVRISNSGVHVVGAREIDVEAVKVYDVTGSPYVDASLAMADSDARAYIAAANIKAGIGSLTGTSVTAFHLMPGIELDSGGNLRLLQNASRTNSGIDLHTYRYNGEPMVLTLRAAGSLLINGSLSDGFAAPVGSPDGNIFAIAAPLPAGSGSATFRLVAGADLAAADPLAVVPTVLRPVATIANPEPGSIIFAASYLTDANVTVQIPSVVRTGARDLDLAAAGNIDIQTAFGIYTAGEQASPDFAVPSRALIKSAFTYKYDTYLGYGYDAHRHKVSYDLSYPVQAFHPSYQTGGGNLTVKVHGSLIGADTSSSKNYAASALDTYWLWTEPFAASPTWFINFGTYYQPYLKGGYDSFPSVAAFRGLGALGGGNVGVAVDGDLRNVDISVPTTGGLTAAGAVAVYGGGNLSLAVGGGINYANLLVGRGTADIQAGEIGMAPLAASSLSTARVDLLIGDAQFNVVSRRGINAIIGDPTRVTQQPDPLGLTSYRIPAGLEGNGPPSYQYNVQRPYGFFTSMTANSALSELTEGGDIIVNGDFVPPIFELTAAGGSIRAGTVAQSTFGYNYLAALAAPTARLDLLAQQDIVGFGVSMTAADLSAQVNGASAPSGSDYASTFTNPSPYDTFGGSQSLPSNLVQFNDPHTVHAYAVQGSLTRLALATSERAQVRAGLDIVQPIINIENAGPGDASLVQAGRDIVSCQPCSLAYPDFFNIRVEGPGALSVLAGRNIFAQLGQYKTQGLGITSVGNADNPLLPPTGASIGVAVGTGANGPDNADFISLYLDPRNMDATTQGYLAQLTSYMSRNEGVTLGRDQALADFRALAPAAQLPFIEQVYFAELKAGGEAAANGKGAGGKGYDRAYRAIQTLFPGSVIGGTTTAYAGNLSLFQLARIRTEQGGSINILAPGGGVSLGIENQTPNLTGQTDTARPGLLTLEGGDVNIFTDRSVVVAQSRVFTELGGDILMFSTNGDLNAGKGKQTSIVTSPPLVVYDQYGRAAKTPNTPQTGAGIATLIGVPGVPPGNVDLFAPHGTIDAGEAGIRVSGNLTLEALRVLNVANIQVQGTSVGVPVVQGPPVGALTAANNTAGAAQQPTAAAPAASTGQPSVIIVEVLGYGGGDGTSDPGDDDERRRRNKERQSYDPDSMFRVVGSGDLTAEQARQLTDEERQRLTSR